GCGAAGGCATCGATATGTTTATGGCAGGAAGCAGCCTCAAAGCCAAAGAAATTGCGGCTCAATTGGCCAAAGATGCGGGTTTTGGGGCCTGTTGGGATTTTGGAGGATCCGACAAAGTGGAACTATTGGAACAATTTGCGCTCTCCTGGATCAACCTCGCCATCCTACAGGGCCACGGCCGTAACCTGGCCTTTAAAGTCATAAAGCGGTGAGTGTCACTTCGCTGCCATCATCCTTAATTTGGTATTTTGATTGCGAATACGCTGACAAAGAATCCGGATGATGTTGCGGAGAACCTCCCCTCGCTCATCCATGAGGTCATAAAAATCAGCCTGGTCAACGCGAAAAAGCTGGACGTCGGAAAGCGTAACGACGGCCGCCGAACGCGGTTCGGCATCCAGCAATGCCAACTCGCCGAACACATCTCCCCGACCGAAGGCAGCCAATTGAACCTGCCCGTCGTAAATGCCTACTTCGCCTTCATAGATGACAAACATGCTGGTGCCCAGATCGCCTTTTTTGAAGATCGTCTGCCCTTCCACATAGTTTACCTCTTTCATGATGGGGGCAATGCTGCTCAATACGTTTTCGGGCGTTTCGGCAAAAAGATCCGTATTTTTCAAGACCATCACACGCTCCGTGATCGAAACCTTGGCTGTGGCGGAAGAATGACTCATGAGTTGTAAATCAGGATAGTTGAATAATTGAGCAGGCGACATGCCCCGGAGCGTAAGACGAATGCTCCAATCGGTAAAATACCGCGCTCCCTGTTGAAGAATATACTCTTTGATGAAGTTTTTACTCGAAAACGCGCCCATCTGCGCATCAATCCGTTTGATCTTCTCGGCATCCGAGACATCATCGAGCAGCGCGTGCAAGCTGCCGTACACCTGACGGGGAACAATGTTTTCGAGCAATTCGAGTGAATTCGCCCGCCGTTCTTTTGAGCTGTGCAGCACACTGTTTTGGGTATCGGCGATCAGGTCAGGATCATAAAGCTGCATCAACAACCCAAAAATTCGCTGCACCGCCACTTCCTGCTCGTAGAAAAGGCTGCTTTTCAGGTCTGATTCAATGGCCTCTGCCTGTCCGTGAAGCAGACGCTGTACCAACAGAAGCTCCTCCAGCAGGAGTTTTTCAAACAGCTTAGCTTCTTTGGAGGTGTTAAAATTCCGCAGAGCATGCAGCGCGGCGGTTCGTACCGATACATGCGGCCGCTGAAGCAGTTTCAACAATAATTGATACGCTTCTTTGGACTGCATTTGGGCACAGACCGCTACAATTCGTCGCTCCAAATCCGCAGAAACGGTCTTCTCTACCCGCTCTGTGAGCCGGGACAAGGCCTCCGTCCCCCCCTGTGCAAGGCTCTTGACCGCCGTACGCCAATGGTGCTTTTCCGACAGCAGGTCGATCAGTTTTTCGCTCAGCATTGTCGTTGGCAATACGCCGGCCGTTTCAATGGCTGCCCCGACAACGTCCGCGTCAGGGTGCGATAAAGATACGTTGACAAACTCCGTAAACCGGGTCAGCTTCAGCGAACGAATAATGGCTAAGGCCGCCAGTTGGCTCTCCGAATTCGGATTTTGGCGCATGGCTTCCAGTGCCGTCAGCGCAAACGAGTGATTGGGCTGCTGGGTCATAAGCCCAATAATGGCCCCTTTCCGCACGGGAATGTCGGGTAAATAAAGCAGTTCATTACCGATCTGCGCCGATTTTTTGCTCACCATCCGGGCTGCCGCCTCCCGGATAGTCGGATACGAATCGTCCGTGGTCAGCTTGCGTAATTGACCCGTCTTTACTTCCAATCCAAGTGTATCCACAGCTTCAAGCGCTGCAAAGCGTACGCGGTCATCACGGTGGGTAAAAAGGGCGGTGAGATAATCATTGATCTTGTCCTGCGGAATGCCATGGTTTTGATTGTTGGTCAACCAGTCTACCGCATTAATCACTTCCCGAGGCTTGGTACTTTGCAGATTTTTCAGAACCGCTTTGATGGCTTCGTCCGGAATAGCCAGGTCTTCGGCCGCCACGAAACGTTTACTGAGCGCCTCCTGCAACGTGGCCACGTACTGCACATAGGTTCGTCGTAAAAACCAAAGGGCAAAAATGGCCCCGACCACGATCTCTTCCACCAAAAACCACTGTCCGCCTTCCCACCAATGGTGGCTTAGGTACAGCATCAGCCCGCCCAGCCCAAGGCCCAGCGGCTCATAAAATCCCTTGACGAGGGTGTGCCCCCGCAAGCGCTGATGTGGTGAAAGCGGCTGAAAAAGCACCAGAAAGACCGGGTCAAAGAGCGCTCGACGCACCACTTCAAACCCCAGATAGACAAAGCAATAAGCAATCAACTGAATGGATTCGTCGTATTGCAGAAAAAAAATAAGGCCCAGGCTTACCGCCACGGCTAAGCCGCCTACGGGCAGCAACGCCAATACTTTATTGATTCCAAAATATTCGATGGTCTGCCGCGAAACGATCAGCTTCACAAAAGTGGCCAGCAGGTACGTAAGGGTCAATACGCCCCCTAGGTATTTCATTACTTCGGCCTGACTGTGCAGTTTGTATTTTACGTTGATAAAGAACGCATACTCCACCCCCGTAGCCATCACCGCTACCGCGGTCAGGCTCAGACACATGGCAAAGATCAACTGACTTCCGCCAAACAATTGGGTGATCAAACGGGGCATTACGCGCCGCTGAACGGGCTCTGTCCCGTGCGAAGTATTGACATGATGAGAGCGAAACGTTAACACCGCCGTGTACATGGCCGCCCAAAAGAAACCAAAGGCCAGAAAGAGTAAAAAAATCAGCTCGGTATGTCCGTGTACCAAGACGGCCAACATCCCGCCCAAGGCCTTGGCAGGCATGTCGCCGGCGCTGATGACCCCAAACAATCGCTTGCTTTGACGCACGTCAAACACCACGGCCGATACGCCCCAAAATTCCAGATTGGTCAATAGATAAATGGCCCGAAAACCCACCATGATCGCCACCGCGGCTGTAACCGAATGCGCA
Above is a window of Runella slithyformis DSM 19594 DNA encoding:
- a CDS encoding cyclic nucleotide-binding domain-containing protein, producing MSSSSLYRSLGIRADEIRTVGLFFLHHFFLGFGTMLIYVSANVILLENHPESSLPIAYMASALGMMVIGKVYTYFEHHLHLNQLVIRVLWAVVVLTAVLLLLVFFAHSVTAAVAIMVGFRAIYLLTNLEFWGVSAVVFDVRQSKRLFGVISAGDMPAKALGGMLAVLVHGHTELIFLLFLAFGFFWAAMYTAVLTFRSHHVNTSHGTEPVQRRVMPRLITQLFGGSQLIFAMCLSLTAVAVMATGVEYAFFINVKYKLHSQAEVMKYLGGVLTLTYLLATFVKLIVSRQTIEYFGINKVLALLPVGGLAVAVSLGLIFFLQYDESIQLIAYCFVYLGFEVVRRALFDPVFLVLFQPLSPHQRLRGHTLVKGFYEPLGLGLGGLMLYLSHHWWEGGQWFLVEEIVVGAIFALWFLRRTYVQYVATLQEALSKRFVAAEDLAIPDEAIKAVLKNLQSTKPREVINAVDWLTNNQNHGIPQDKINDYLTALFTHRDDRVRFAALEAVDTLGLEVKTGQLRKLTTDDSYPTIREAAARMVSKKSAQIGNELLYLPDIPVRKGAIIGLMTQQPNHSFALTALEAMRQNPNSESQLAALAIIRSLKLTRFTEFVNVSLSHPDADVVGAAIETAGVLPTTMLSEKLIDLLSEKHHWRTAVKSLAQGGTEALSRLTERVEKTVSADLERRIVAVCAQMQSKEAYQLLLKLLQRPHVSVRTAALHALRNFNTSKEAKLFEKLLLEELLLVQRLLHGQAEAIESDLKSSLFYEQEVAVQRIFGLLMQLYDPDLIADTQNSVLHSSKERRANSLELLENIVPRQVYGSLHALLDDVSDAEKIKRIDAQMGAFSSKNFIKEYILQQGARYFTDWSIRLTLRGMSPAQLFNYPDLQLMSHSSATAKVSITERVMVLKNTDLFAETPENVLSSIAPIMKEVNYVEGQTIFKKGDLGTSMFVIYEGEVGIYDGQVQLAAFGRGDVFGELALLDAEPRSAAVVTLSDVQLFRVDQADFYDLMDERGEVLRNIIRILCQRIRNQNTKLRMMAAK